One genomic window of Saccopteryx bilineata isolate mSacBil1 chromosome 4, mSacBil1_pri_phased_curated, whole genome shotgun sequence includes the following:
- the LOC136334662 gene encoding brain-specific serine protease 4-like, which yields MLVSRTPPALGGSCLRILTSLLFLASTAILSAAKTSAPPACGKPQQLNRIVGGEDSADAEWPWVVSIQKNRTHHCAGSLLTSRWVVTAAHCFKGTLNDPSQFSVLLGAWQLGNPGPRSQEVGIAWVHPHPVYSWREGSRADIAVVRLEHPIQFSERVLPICLPDFSVHLPPNTNCWIAGWGSIHDGVPLPQPQILQKLKVPIIDSEICGRLYWRGAGQAAITEDMLCAGYLEGERDACLGDSGGPLMCEVEDTWLLAGIISWGEGCAERNRPGVYISLAAHRSWVQRIVQGVQFRGHSQGGGPSGLRLRGYRAARGSPAA from the exons ATGCTTGTTTCCAGAACCCCCCCAGCCTTGGGTGGGAGCTGTCTTAGGATCTTAACCTCCTTGCTGTTTCTAGCTTCTACAG ccatcctcagtgctgctAAGACATCTG cccccccagcCTGTGGGAAGCCCCAGCAGCTGAACCGGATCGTGGGTGGTGAGGACAGCGCAGATGCCGAGTGGCCTTGGGTTGTGAGCATCCAGAAGAACAGGACGCACCACTGTGCAGGCTCCCTGCTCACCAGCCGCTGGGTGGTCACCGCTGCCCACTGCTTCAAGGG cACTCTGAATGATCCATCCCAGTTCTCTGTGTTGCTGGGTGCCTGGCAGCTGGGGAATCCTGGCCCGAGGTCCCAGGAGGTAGGTATTGCCTGGGTGCATCCCCACCCTGTGTATTCCTGGAGGGAAGGCTCCCGTGCGGACATCGCCGTGGTGCGTCTTGAGCACCCCATCCAGTTTTCTGAGCGAGTCCTGCCCATCTGCCTGCCTGATTTCTCCGTCCATCTCCCTCCGAACACCAACTGCTGGATTGCAGGCTGGGGGAGTATCCATGATGGAG tgcccctgccccagcctcagaTCCTGCAGAAGCTGAAGGTCCCCATCATCGACTCTGAAATCTGCGGTCGCCTGTACTGGCGGGGAGCTGGGCAGGCAGCCATCACTGAGGACATGTTGTGCGCCGGCTACCTAGAGGGGGAGCGGGATGCCTGCCTG GGCGACTCGGGAGGCCCGCTGATGTGTGAGGTCGAGGACACCTGGCTGCTGGCCGGCATCATCAGCTGGGGCGAGGGCTGTGCAGAGCGCAACCGGCCCGGCGTCTACATCAGCCTGGCGGCCCACCGCTCCTGGGTGCAGAGAATCGTGCAAGGGGTGCAGTTCCGCGGACACTCGCAGGGGGGCGGGCCGTCGGGGTTAAGACTCCGGGGGTACAGGGCGGCCCGGGGCTCCCCAGCAGCCTAA